In Fodinibius saliphilus, a genomic segment contains:
- the nusG gene encoding transcription termination/antitermination protein NusG has protein sequence MTQEDQHKWYVVRVFSSHEKKVKRYLDREIEMQGLEDKITEVLIPTETVIEIRSGKKKTREKNFFPGYILLKTIYDEEVNNLIQGAPSTIGFLKSGKNDHVPKPLRKAEVNRILGRVREGEGSAEEGGKIEIPYDEGDIVKVIDGPFKDFDGTVQEVNTDKLKLRVMVSIFGRKTPVEVDVNQVEPAT, from the coding sequence ATGACACAAGAAGATCAGCATAAATGGTATGTAGTTCGTGTTTTTTCCAGTCACGAAAAGAAGGTTAAGCGCTATTTGGATCGAGAGATCGAAATGCAAGGGCTGGAAGATAAGATTACTGAGGTGTTAATACCTACAGAAACTGTTATTGAAATACGTTCTGGTAAGAAGAAAACACGTGAAAAGAATTTCTTTCCAGGCTATATATTGCTTAAGACCATATATGATGAGGAGGTAAATAATCTTATTCAGGGGGCTCCGTCTACAATTGGATTCCTTAAAAGCGGTAAGAACGATCATGTGCCAAAGCCACTACGTAAGGCCGAAGTGAATAGAATACTTGGTCGTGTTCGTGAAGGTGAAGGTTCCGCTGAAGAGGGGGGTAAGATTGAGATCCCCTATGATGAAGGAGATATTGTAAAAGTTATTGATGGACCCTTTAAGGATTTTGATGGCACTGTACAAGAGGTTAATACTGATAAACTCAAGTTACGTGTCATGGTAAGTATTTTTGGTCGAAAGACCCCGGTTGAAGTTGATGTGAACCAGGTAGAACCTGCAACTTAA
- the secE gene encoding preprotein translocase subunit SecE: MDKIKEFIEDVRKEMRKVSWPDQQELVDYTIVVVVFTILLSAFIFAVDQVYSTVLEAIYQ, translated from the coding sequence ATGGATAAGATTAAAGAATTTATAGAAGACGTACGAAAAGAGATGAGAAAAGTCTCTTGGCCAGACCAGCAAGAATTGGTTGATTATACTATTGTCGTCGTCGTCTTCACTATACTCCTTTCCGCATTTATATTTGCGGTTGACCAAGTATACAGCACGGTATTAGAGGCAATTTATCAATGA